ttgcctttatttAGATATAGtatcaaactatatttttagtagcatttttccaaattgaatctttaattaattattttcgaTGAATAGTAATTTCATTATTAgtgtaaaaaaatttctagtattatttaattaaaataaaagtagtgacgtttcaattttaatatatatcatttaGATTATAATTCGCATCCgctctttttttatttactttcaTATCATTgtaatgaaaatgtttattaatttttatgaaaacaCTAGTTTGTTTTGTATTTAGTTTCATATCATTgtaatgaaaatgtttattaatttttgtgaaAACACTTGTTTGTTTGTACAATGTACTGCGAGGTTAGTTCTTTTATAATTACATGATTGTGAAACAACATCGGATGAAATAAAAACTGATGACAAAAATAACTTTACACatcaaataacataattaaaaaattaattttcattgcCGGATAATTTGCCACATTACCCTTAGTAGCATTGATTCAGAAGTATTTTTTTAGGGGCCTTTTGtcttattaaatgtttaataaCCTCGTATCTTATCATCCTCTCctatatatttaattgatttatatttatatgtcaGATCCAGTTCGATTTTTAATCGGGATAAATGTACAATCGTAATTCATATGACACCACTACAGTAAAGCAGTTTAATCATTAGCAGTGAACAAATCTAAAGAACTTAATATTACAAAAGACTCGGGAAAAAGAACTTCACAAGTTAAAGCACGAAATGCCTTGTAGTCCTCTAATTCATAATCCTAGAAGAGCTAGGAGCCTTTGTTTGCGGAATCATCTCCAGGCAAATCATCTTCATCATGGTAAATGTTCTCCGCCATCTGCCAGATTTGTAGTATGTTATCTTCAGCAACACTTGCCATCACCCAATCTTCACACGGGTTCCATGAGAAATCCGAAATTTTACTTGTGTGGCCACCGTGTATGAATAACAGCTCTGGTGGTCCGTCGTCAGAGTCCTCTGGAGTCTGTTCTTCATCGATCCTGCCAagagaaaataaatgaaatcaAGAGCAGCAATATTAGCATCTTTCAAGTTTGGTTACTTAACAACTGTCGTtgataagaataaaaaataatctgtTATGAACCAACATTCCTAACTGATAAAGTAAATCACCTGCTAAGATCCCAGATCATAAGTCTCCTGCCAAGACAACAGGAAGCTAAGATGGTCTCATTCTTTGGATTCCATCCAACTTGGAAAACTTCCTCCCTGCTGACCAGTTAAAAATCAGACTAAAGGTGAAAACAAATGGCGGCCCAACGATTATGGAGAGGCACGTGTAGCAAGTCTGACAAGGTAAATGAAAATATAGAATATAAGACTTCAACAATGACAAGAAAGATTCCTTACTTGTGACAATCAAATACGTGGAGGGCTGTTGAAATCTTTCGCATATCGAATAATTTAACAGTCTTGTCAGTAGACCCCGTCGCAACAACCCATTCATTGAATGGATTGAAAGCTAAACAGTTGACCTACcaaaaatgcaaataaaagaaCTTGAATGGAAGTTGATTGAAATTTAAAAGGCAGTGGCAAATTGGCAATCTGATTATATGGATGATCCTTAGAGCAAGCAAACCAGGCAATCGACCAAGCATCAGTTAGTTTAGAGTACAAGTACATATGAGGAGAGACATGCCCTAATCACCACTTCGCGaggaaaaatatcaaaaaataccCTTATTTCGTCTTTGACTCTTGTTATGAAGTAAAATTGTCAATCAAAATGTTGTAACAGAAAACCCATTTCACCTGAAGTCAATACCTCAACTAAAAAATAAAGGGCATATTCTTTTCAAAAACAGAAAGGGCTTCCAATTTATTTCCTAATACTTTTATAGTTCATGAACTTGCATGAGTGAGCAATCAATGGCAATAAATGAATGAATTCAAACAGTAAAAGTTTAATCtactttatattttttgttttatatgaGCAAATCACAAGAATAAATATAAGTATTCCTTTCTAGTTTCAAACAATCAAAATAGATATCAGAAACTGACCTCACTTTGATGAGCAACAACAGATTGTATAGGCTTGCTCACTGATGGCGTACGGAGATCCCATATATGCAGATATTGATCATCTCCCACTGAACCAAACAAGTATTCATGCCTGAGATGCCATGCTACATCTTCGACAACACCTTCATGAATCTACACCCGGGACATGTACGCTTATTTTCAAAGAAAGCATGCATCTTGaggtaaaaacaaaaaaaaaacctgaTACTGATTTTCACCATGAGCAGGGTACTTCtagaaaaaaatttcatctaACATACCTTGAATATTTGCAATGCATCGAGAACCTTATTTTTTGGAGCTGCATTTATGTCCCACAAGCATATTTGCGCATCATCAGAACCACTCAATAAATGGCCCTGCTTGAACTGACTCCATGATAAACCATACCCTTCGGTATTGTGGCCCCTCAGCCTCAAATCAGGGTTGCATGTACCATCCAAAGGAGGCTTGGATGGATGTTTGCTGTAGTCAAAAACATATACTTCTGCACTAACTGTCTTAGTAGCAATAATAAATGAGTTCTGAGGCATATAACGAGCTCGATTGACCTCCCCATCATGATTTATTTGCTGAATAATTTGCACCTGAAATAAACAAATAGTTACATTGTCAAAAGACAGATGGAATCTACGTTAATGCAAGTAATGGTTCTGTCAAAAAAAGAAGACTAATGTATATTAAATAATGCAATTTGCTGCTTTTGTTGTGTTCTTTTCTAGTTCTAGAGGAGTGACAATATTCAGGTACAAATAACTGTTCGCCTATGTAGTAATTTGCTGTTAATTAATATTGATTTGTAACCATTATAGCCATTAAGTCTCAAATCAACCGCTTGAGAGGgagaatatgttctaaaaaaatcaagaatttcGTAGGAGTCGGTGCTATTAACTTGTTTTAcagaataaaatttttttgcCTCTGGTGAACTGGCTTTTATCTCAGTTCAACCAAGTTCGA
This window of the Primulina huaijiensis isolate GDHJ02 chromosome 3, ASM1229523v2, whole genome shotgun sequence genome carries:
- the LOC140973540 gene encoding histone-binding protein MSI1-like isoform X2, coding for MGKDEDEMRGEVEERLINEEYKIWKKNTPFLYDLVITHALEWPSLTVEWLPDREEPPGKDYSVQKMILGTHTSENEPNYLMLAQVQLPLEDAENDARLYDDDRSEYGGFGCANGKVQIIQQINHDGEVNRARYMPQNSFIIATKTVSAEVYVFDYSKHPSKPPLDGTCNPDLRLRGHNTEGYGLSWSQFKQGHLLSGSDDAQICLWDINAAPKNKVLDALQIFKIHEGVVEDVAWHLRHEYLFGSVGDDQYLHIWDLRTPSVSKPIQSVVAHQSEVNCLAFNPFNEWVVATGSTDKTVKLFDMRKISTALHVFDCHKEEVFQVGWNPKNETILASCCLGRRLMIWDLSRIDEEQTPEDSDDGPPELLFIHGGHTSKISDFSWNPCEDWVMASVAEDNILQIWQMAENIYHDEDDLPGDDSANKGS
- the LOC140973540 gene encoding histone-binding protein MSI1-like isoform X1; its protein translation is MGKDEDEMRGEVEERLINEEYKIWKKNTPFLYDLVITHALEWPSLTVEWLPDREEPPGKDYSVQKMILGTHTSENEPNYLMLAQVQLPLEDAENDARLYDDDRSEYGGFGCANGKVQIIQQINHDGEVNRARYMPQNSFIIATKTVSAEVYVFDYSKHPSKPPLDGTCNPDLRLRGHNTEGYGLSWSQFKQGHLLSGSDDAQICLWDINAAPKNKVLDALQIFKIHEGVVEDVAWHLRHEYLFGSVGDDQYLHIWDLRTPSVSKPIQSVVAHQSEVNCLAFNPFNEWVVATGSTDKTVKLFDMRKISTALHVFDCHNREEVFQVGWNPKNETILASCCLGRRLMIWDLSRIDEEQTPEDSDDGPPELLFIHGGHTSKISDFSWNPCEDWVMASVAEDNILQIWQMAENIYHDEDDLPGDDSANKGS